Proteins encoded together in one Zonotrichia leucophrys gambelii isolate GWCS_2022_RI chromosome 1, RI_Zleu_2.0, whole genome shotgun sequence window:
- the RHNO1 gene encoding RAD9, HUS1, RAD1-interacting nuclear orphan protein 1, which yields MPPKKKCTHKARKAELVFLEQPRAGPIHCYEAPLHLAENPRRVPTKRVDLNTSAAWVCPQFDTTKPLVLKARQKKHRGPQKSYNQDANHSSFHARGAAACRFPPLTFENPKGHAVPPLDDPNCLRKNAQCSPNQPKKGTAANANIQVKSLENCGGPAPQPVEQEVSSPSDAEAAQVPSPRNGRCSNTLSPSSHAWHPEEALPLGTEPCGRGEAAAVLVADTPEHEYGMKVTWRRRPHIMKYLREQGKLSAADILVKANMELPRGQPHT from the exons ATGCCTCCAAAGAAGAAGTGTACCCACAAGGccaggaaggcagagctggttTTCCTTGAGCAGCCAAGGGCAGGGCCCATCCATTGCTATGAAGCTCCACTGCATTTGGCTGAGAATCCCAGACGTGTGCCTACAAAACGTGTGGACCtgaacacctctgctgcctgG GTGTGCCCACAATTTGACACAACTAAGCCACTGGTGTTGAAAGCACGCCAGAAGAAGCATCGTGGTCCTCAGAAGTCCTATAATCAGGATGCCAACCACAGCTCATTTCATGCacgaggagctgcagcctgcagattTCCTCCTTTAACTTTTGAGAATCCAAAAGGACATGCGGTCCCTCCGTTGGATGATCCAAATTGCTTGAGGAAGAATGCACAGTGCTCTCCCAACCAGCCTAAGAAAGGGACAGCAGCAAATGCCAACATCCAGGTGAAGAGTCTAGAGAACTGTGGAGGGCCTGCTCCCCAGCCCGTGGAGCAAGAAGTCTCTAGTCCATCAGATGCAGAGGCTGCACAGGTTCCTTCCCCAAGGAATGGGAGATGCAGCAACACTCTATCACCAAGTAGTCACGCCTGGCACCCAGAAGAAGCGTTGCCACTTGGTACTGAGCCCTGTGGGAGAGGGGAGGCGGCAGCAGTACTGGTCGCAGATACTCCCGAGCACGAGTATGGAATGAAGGTCACCTGGAGGCGGCGGCCGCACATTATGAAGTACCTGCGGGAGCAAGGGAAGCTGAGCGCTGCGGACATCCTGGTCAAGGCAAACATGGAGCTCCCGAGGGGACAGCCCCACACCTGA